Genomic window (Cardiocondyla obscurior isolate alpha-2009 linkage group LG21, Cobs3.1, whole genome shotgun sequence):
tacattggTTTATTGCAATTGGAGCACGATCTGCTATATAACGCGTTGTGAGAATTGATCTCATGTCCATGAATAAGAGTCATAGGTCCTCCCAAATTAGAAAATGCGATTATACACTCGGTGCAAACGGCAATAGCTGCACTAGGTGTACAATAATACACATATATCATGCAATGCTTCGTGCTCGAAGTAAGTGCTCGAATATGCGCTGAATCCAATTCTTGGGAAATATGAATTGTCAGATTGTCACTTTGATCACTCGCGTAATTACTATTGTTAGGCAATGGGGAGGCGTCGGACTCTGACGATGCTTCAAGTACTACTTCAACAGATGAAGACAAAGATTCATCAGACCACTCCATGATAATcgcaataaaagtttaatggTTTAAAATCATctaatagaattaataaaagagacctaatgtatttatattactcCCACCACTGACCAtagtataaattttgtaagtaGCGGGGGCTTTTACAAAGCGCAATACCTTATATGGAAACATCTTTTCTCGGGGTGAGATTGCGACGTCATAGATGTGAACAgttcggccgcgacgaagcgATTCCTAGTCCGTCTCGGGGGTTTGACCCGGACAATCCGCAGTGCCGCGGTTCGGGGGTTTTCCCGGCCGCAATCTCGGGGAAACCCGGAGCACTGACCGCCGACTCGGGGAGACCCGGTCGACTTCCTACTGGCAATCCTGCCCGTCTCGGGGGAGCCCGGACAATCCGCAGTGTAGCGACTCGGGGGATTTCCCGGTCGCAATCTCGGGGGTAGCCCGGAACACTGGCCATCGACTCGGGGGAAGCCCGGTCGAGTCCCGCACAACCCCTTACCAGTCTCGGGGCATCCCGGACTGAACCGCACGTTACCTCGCCGGGAGGACGCTCCTGCAGCCGCGCCGAGTTCGCCAACGGACCCGCGACGTCTAGTACCGGCAACGGCGGGCCCGGGCGATTCCCGTCTACTGCGATACCGAAACGGCTAGCGATTACGACGGACGGCCCCGACCTGTCTATAACCGCGTTTGCGTTTAATGCTAACGACCGACGCTAACGGCATTTCCGTCCCTGCGTCCGCGGCACCGACTTGCTCGTAACCGCGCTTGCGATCAACGCCAACCGCGCCCCGACCCTGCACCTTTGTATGCCCTCGCGGCACCAACCTGCTTGTAACCCCGCTTGCGTTCAAGACTTGTGATCGACGCTCACAACGTTGCCATCCCTGCGTTTCTTTTCGTTAGTATAATCCGCGGCACCGACCTGCTTGTAACCGCGCTTGCGTATAATACGGGCGACCGACGTCAGCCGCGTTTCCGTCCCGGCGCCCGCTTTAGTATAATCCGCGGCACCGACCTGCTTGTAACCCCGCTTACGTTTAAGGTTTGTGCTCGACGCTCACAACGTTCCCATCCCTGCGCTTCCTTTCATTTAGTTTAATCCGCGGCACCGACCTGCTTGTAACCGCGCTTGCGTATAATACGGGCGACCGACGTCAGCCGCGTTTCCGTCTCGGCGCCCGCTTTAGTATAATCCGCGGCACCGACCTGCTTGTAACCCCGCTTACGTTTAAGGTTTGTGCTCGACGCTCACAACGTTCCCATCCCTGCGCTTCCTTTCATTTAGTTTAATCCGCGGCACCGACCTGCTTGTAACCGCGCTTGCGTATAATACCGGCGACCGACGCTAACAGCGTTGCCGTCCCTGCGCCCGCTTTATATAATCCCGCGGCACCGACCTGCTTGAAACCACGCCTGCGCTCGACGCTAACCGCGTCCCCGACCCTGCACTTTTGTATGACTCCGCGGCGCTGACCTGCTTGTAATCACACTTGCGGCTAAGACCCGTGACCCACGCACGCAGCGTTCTCGCCCCGACGTTCATTTCTTTTGACATTATCCGGCTGCGCCGGCTTACCTGTATACGCGATTGCGATTGCTGTTCACGCACCTCCACTATTGAGGTACCCCTCCTGGCATGTACATAGTGTAAATAAACTTTAGAGACATAAGCATAAAACAGTGCACGGCTTTGTTTTGTACCCTGAAGCTCCACTGAGCGACACCCAGACAGGGCAAAGCACGactattacaaatttaaacaatCGTCATGGCTTCGCGCATATATTGAGCTTAACACAACATTTAGAACTGCAgcaacaaataattttgaaaagaattaatataaattaatgaacaatGCGGTATTTGGCAAAACCATGGAAAATGTACGCAATCATGTCGATGTAAAGCTCATAACACAATGGGAAAGTAGATTCGGTGCTGAAGCGTTGATTGGGAAACCAAATTTTCACAGTCGTAGCGTTTTTGCTGAAAATCTTGTGGCGATTGAAATGCGTAAACTCgagattaaattcaataaGTCGATTTATGTTGGTATGTGCATTTTTGACATATCCAAGACATGCCTATATGAatttcatcacgagtatatgCAACCATTGTATCacgataaatgtaaagtaaTGTACACTGACACAGATAGTCtcatacagggtgtcccggaccaacgtcacttttttttaacagtaggTAGAACTCGCCAAGACAAAACAAAATGTCCTTTAccgctttaaaaaattcgtaatagttttcgaaaaaataaatattttatttatgcgcgaGTGCGACAAGGAAACGCGGAGTGAGCAAACGCGCGATAGACGACGGAGAGTATCGCGTAAAGAGAATAGGCGGAGTCAGTAtgtcgcgagcgagacgaggaaaCGCGCGAACAAGACGATGCGACGATACACGAGCAAGACAAGGAAACAACGCGCGAACAAGACGATGCGACGATACACGAGCGAGACAAGGAAACAACGCGCGAACGAGGCGAtgcgacgatacgcgagcgagacgaggaaaCAACGCGCGAACGAGGCGATGCGACAATACGCAAGCGAAATgaaacgacgacgcgcgagcaagGCGAGGTGACCACACGTGAGCGAAGAAAACGATTACACGCGGACAAGATCAACTTGCGAGTTCACAGCTATCGTTTCCGCACTACCTTTTGAGGTAGATAGctcagtgcgttttttttaatgtggtATTCCCAGTAGGCCTATTCCACTGTAAATAATTCAACGCAGCAATTGTTCAAAGTGCCGCCCCTGTGTTTGTAAGCACAGTTCAGCTCTTTGAACAATTTGCTGCGTTGCTCTTTGTGTCATTTGCGGGGTAATTGCACCGAAGGCCGCGATGATCGCGTCGCGAACTTCATTGACGTTACGTTCCCGCATGTGCTCCACCTGCGCTTTTACGTGGCCCCAGATGAAATAGTCTAACACATTCATGTCGGGCGAACGTGCTGGCCACGTAATTGGACCCCCTCGCCCCATCCATCTCTCCGCGAAAACGTTATCTAAAACGTTCCGCGCGCGACGAGAAAAATGAGGGGGGGCACCGTCTTGCTGCAAAATGAGATCGACGCGCATCTGCAGCGGCAAATCTTTTAACAGAACGGGGAGCTcgttctgtaaaaaatttgcataaatttccCCGTTTAATcaagcgaaaaagaaatacggcccaatctgtaaattaataaaaatattacaattttttttcaatatttcttaaacgagattacgtataaaaaaatacttacaactCGATCTGCAATGACCCTTGCCCATACGTTTAACGCCCACCGGTACTGAGACGCACCTTGACGCACGGCCCGCGGATTATCATGAGcccataatataaaattttttgaattaaatatgcCATTCGGCGTAAAAAGGGCCTCATCTGTCCACAAGATTCGAGCGGGGAAATTTGGATTCCGCCGGCATTGGGCAAGGAAGCCTACAAGTGTTTAttcctaattattttttgctgaaagtaaattaaataaattttttaaatccaaATATGCATACCTTCGCAAAAAATAGCACGGTCTCTTTCGTCCCGCTCAAGAACATGCTGCACCCGCTGATAGTGGAACGGATGCAGTCCATCTTCCTTGATAACTCGGTGCACGAAGGATCGTGACACACCGAGGGTACGCGCTATACGCCGTATACTATTAGCGTTCTCCTCTAACGCCTCTAATATTTCCTCTTCAGCGTGTGCGTTTCGACGTACACCATAATCATAATGAAGAGGATTTCTTCGGTCTACGCCGAGATATCCTGATTCCCTTGCACGTCGAAGgcatctaaaaatttttttcgataataataattagcaatTCACTACTCGCAATTACTTCTATTAATCGATATGAAATAacatattgaataaataatttacctgGATACAGTTTTTACTGTCGGACGTGGTCGATTCAGAAATCTTTCTGCGTATACACGCACTGCTCTCGCTGTGCTTTCGCCAGCAATACCGTAACATATTAACATGTCGGTATATTCAGTGGCCGTATAATTCACCATTTTGCAATACGTATCTAACAATAAGCTAGCTATCACCGTGCGTCGACTAGTCGACTAGCCGAAAGCAAGCACATGGAACTCCAGAAAAAACAATTGCAAATCGAGAACTTCGTCTCTCTTGCTCGGCAACAAAGATGTTCTAGCTTCAGCTAGTCGACGCACGGTGATAGCTTTTTGTTACATACGCATTGCAAAATGAATTATACGTCGATCGAATATACCGACATGTTAATATGTTACGGTATTGCTGGAGAAAGCGCAGCTAGAGCAGTACGTGTATACGCAGAAAGATTcccaaatttaatttgttttttaatgttattcaatatgttatttaatttcgataaatagAAGTAATTGCGAGTAGTCAATTACTAATAATTGTtaccgaaaaaaatttttaggcGTCTTTGACGTGCGAGAGAATTGGAATATCTCGGCGTATACCGAAGAAATTCACTACATTACGATTATAATGTACATCGAAACGTACGAACTGAGGAAGAGATTTTAGAGGCGTTCAAAGAGAACGTCTCGATTAGTATAAACCGTATAGCACATACCCTCGATGTACCACGATCTTTCGTGCACCGCGTTATCGAGGAAGATGGGTTGCACCCGTTCCGTGAAACGAAAGAAACCGTGTAATTTTTTGCAAAGGTATACATAtttggattttttaaatttatttttcaacaaataataatcACAAGTTGAACACTTGTAGGTTTCCTTGCGCAATGCCGGCGGAATTCACAATTTCCTAATAGAATCTTGTAGACAGACgaaactgtttaaaaaattttgtactgTGGGCTCATATAAACCCACGAGGCGTGCGCCAAAGTGCTTTTCAATACCGGAGGGCGCTTAACGTATGGGCAGGAATCATTAAAGATTAAGTTgtaagtatttcttttttatacgtgATAACTCATTTAagaaatactaaaaaaaaattgtaatatttttattgacaaaTTTCAGATTGGGCTGTATTACTTTTCCGCTCGGTTAAATGGAGATCTACgcaaattttttgtaaaacgaGCTATCTGCGCTATCTACTTCACAAAGTGTTGCGGAAACGATAGCTGTGAACTCGCAAGTTGATCTTGTTCGCGTGTAATCGTTTTCTTCGCTCGCGTGTGGTCACCTCGCcttgctcgcgcgtcgtcgtttcatttcgctcgcgtattgtcgcatcgcctcgttcgcgcgttgtttcctcgtctcgctcgcgtattGTTGCATCGCCTCGTTCGCGCGTTGTTTCCTCGTTTtgctcgcgtatcgtcgcaTCGCCTCGTTTGCACGTTGtttcctcgtctcgctcgcgtatcgTTGCATCGCCTCGTTCGCGCGTTGTTTCCTCGTCTcactcgcgtatcgtcgcatcgcctcgttcgcgcgtttcctcgtctcgctcgcgacaTACTGACTCCGCCTATTCTTTTTACGCGATACTCGCCGTCGTCTATCGCGCGTTCGCTCACTCCGCGTTTCCTTGTCGCACTCGCGCAtaaactaaatatttattttctcgaaaactattacgaattttttaaaacggtAAAGGACATTTCGTTTTGTCTTGGCGAGTTCCAcctactgttaaaaaaaagtgacgttggtccgggacaccctgtatattatatcGAGTGTGATGACGTATATGAGACTATGAAACGTGACATTAACAGATTTGATACGAGCGACTATGCACCCGacaatgtatataatattccaCTCGTCAATAAAAAAGTGCCCGGTTTGATGAAAGATGAGAACAATGGTGCGATTATGACCGAATTCATAGGACttagataaaaaatgtatgctttACGAGTCGATGGTAAAAGTGATacgaaaaagattaaaggcgtaaaaaataatattgtagcAAAGACGATAGTATTCGATGATTATGTGCGATATTTGCGGGAGGAAATCGAAATGACTCGGCAGCAGACATGTATAAGATCGAAGTTGCATAAGGTGTATACCatacgcgaaaagaaaattgctctAAGTCCATACGATGATAAGCGATATATCGTACCCCGTTCTACGAAAACTTTACCGTGGggacattataaaatacaattgtaacaaaaaaaatgttaatatattttctcagTTTTATATACACTTATGTATTACATAATGTTAggtttatgtattattaaataaagaacagAACGAATCaagagataattatttatatttattttagtagTCTGATTCTGAGTATCCTTTTACAGGGAGAGTACGGCTGAAAATGAACGTTCTGTCGGGGCGTCTGTAATGCGCGGATGCCCACTCCTGGGCTCGTGTGCAAAAGTCGTGCGCAAATCTTTTGTTCTTTCAAAGAACCTAATCGAAGCTGACAAAGCTTAATGACGCACGATTCTTCTTATGAACAGCTTATGTTACTtggtgtaattaatattatttattttattctagcTATCGCATCCTAacacatataaaaatgtatatgaatgtaaaataaaaaaaatgtatctattatacaacattatttttatgtattcatGAATTGTGAGAATTGTTAAATCCTAaccattttacaaaaatattatttccttttttttgcaacaCTTTTTCAACGAGATATACATCGGGATTTTTCACACGAAGTAACTCCTGTTCGTAAAATCCTCTAGCTATAGGTTTTCCAAGAGAATCCACCAGGTGATATGTTGCTGGGTTAGTTTGCAACACTTTAGCGATTTTAAATACTTCTGTGGTCCAGTTAGGCGTGTAACCTTTCTCAAATATCGTTTTGAATTTACTCACACGTACGGAATCGCTCACTTTAAATCGCGTTGGAGCTGCGATTTTTACACGACTGTACACCGTTGTTAAGTGTTTGTTCGCGATTGCCGGAGTAACATCAACAGGTCGCATTCCGATAGTTCGATGCTTTCGTGCATTGTAATTTGAAACGAGTTGGTGCAGCGAATCGATCCATTTATAGTTTCCattgagtgtaaacatcttccacatgtTATTTTTAAGCGTTCTATTAAACTGTTCTACAACTGACGCTTTCATTACAGAATACGTAAAATAGTGGTTAATATGATGTTCTTTCATAAGCTTCTGCATATTTGCGTTGTAGaattcttttcctttgtcAGTCTGTAAATTTTTTGGACATCTGTTGTAATCTGTAAATATCTTCGCAATCGCCTTAGCAACTTCGCTACCACTCTTCGTCTTTAACGGAATAGCCCATGCATGTTTGCTCAACACATCGATAACGGTGAGAATATAGTGGTAGCCTTTGTTGACACGTGTGTAAAGacgcatctcgacgatatcagcttGCCACAGATCATCATATCCGCACATTATGACATGTCttcgaggaaaattttttctcgctgGAGCATGCAATTCATTTACCAACTGCTTCATTTTGAGACTTGATGATGcagacattatttattattcgatatttgctgtataaatttagtttttttcaGTGGAGCGTGTTTTTAGCATATTCTGTACATTACGttgtaatatttctatttttgtatTCAATTCCTTCAGTTGATCTTGTAAAATGCGTACGTTTTGTTAAACATATCGTTTATTGACTGCATCATCATCGTCTGAAGGTTCTGCAACATGCTTAATTTTGTATGACCTTGCATCATAATCAGTAGCTGTTGCGCACAGAGCGTTATTGCGCACGTAATTTCTAAGTAACGCACTGCATTGATCATGTGAGTCCACATCGCTTCTTGTAAGCGATATTCCAAACTTGTTGATCGGCATTTCAGTACACACTGAATGAATCGTTGACAtgtgtattaatttatgataagTCCTGCTTCGCAAAGTTCCTCGATAATAGATAGAATCTCGTTATCGTAAGCGTTATGACCAGCGCAACGCAAGGCTTCAAGCAATCGAAGCCGATCGACAAGCTCGTTTGGATCATCCCAATGAACGTAATCGATCCTGTTGTCGTTGACTGTCACAGTGTGTGGTATGCCTTgcccaatttttttatttagtaaagGAGCGATTATACTCTTGTATTTGTAACCCTTGTTACTCTTCACCTGATTCTGCGCGTTGTAGTCACGTTTATGAGAGTTCGTTGCCaagagtatatttttatagttttcttTATCAATATTGTTGTAAGTGCTCTCATCGGGAACtttcatgaaaattaatttaaatagaccTGGCGTCCCAGAATACATTTTACCATCTATGAATATATTATCATTCTTATCCACATCGATACGCTTGTTACCAAACATCGCGCCATCGTCACTGACATAAACTCCATACACATTATCAATGTTGACAGATTTCGTACCACTTAAAACAGCGCCTAAATACTTTTGTCCCAACGGTTCATACTGCGTTTGAAGAGATGATACTTCTTCCGATGTATGCGTTGAACGTTGAACTGGTGTTATCAGCAATTCGTTTGTATGATTAAAAACATCGCCAATGATATGAGCATGCAAAACATCATGTGCTATATTTCGTTGATGTTTACTCGTTGATGCCTTATTCAATGACGACGATGAGGTATGCGATCGTTTTGTCATCAATTTAAGTGGAGTTGATGTAGCGTTTAACCGTTTCTGTTTTGGTGTTGATCCATATTCATCTTCAGATAATGATATCGGCTGAGTATGTAAACGTTTTACCGTAGATTTCATCGAAGCCGATGCTATTATCGGCGATAAGGCGTTTAATTGACGTTTCCGTTTCGGCGGTGATCCGTGTtcatcatcattatcatcatcactCGATGCTGTTATCAACGATGAGGCGTTTAATCGACGTTTGCGTTCTGACGATAATCCGTTTTCATAATCAGATAGTGATATCGGAGACGCTGTAATTAGCCGTTTCTGTTTTGGTGTTGATTCATTTTTCGGTATAACTGATTCGACTTCAGCATTTCCGCCAGtattttcaacaatttgtTTTAGAGGCGTGATGATAGGTTTAAAGTGTCGCTCCAACGTGATATTCTCGTCCATTCTCCCCGTTTTGAGAGCTTGatactttttgcgaatcgCATCACTCGTTTGGGCGATTTGCTTCACTATCTTCTCCCGATCTTTACGTTCAATTCTGTCCTTCATATCGAGATTGTTACAGCTTACTCGATGGACGTTTCAACGATGTCTGACTGTGTTAGGATAGTGCAAACTCATTAAATCCCTTTCTATATCGGCCATTTGAAATCGCACTATTTTTATCAATCACTACAAATCCATACTGTTGTTGCCAACAGATATTACACAAATTACTGAATTCTGTAAAAGACATGTCAGTGTTTACATGATCATGGTATACATGCTTTATATTTGTTCCATcctgtttaaataaaatgattaaattcgTATTGTCGCGTATAAGATGCTTCGGTATCTTTGCATACGTCTGACATAGATAAAAACTGTCGACGTTTGCGTGTCGGCCCATCGCAAAATATTCTCTTATAACGTTTTGTTTATCACATGCCACATCATCAAAGATAAAGATTGAATTTGGAAGAGCATCGCTCGGTGAAATCATATCACTAttagaaaatgtagaatagcctatttcttttatcggtGTCAATAACTTTTCAAGGTATTGATATTTTGGTTGTTGTAGTGATTTCGAATacacataaatattttcaaatcgtAAACCatgcggactttccaacaAGCTTATCAACACGTTTGTCTTACCACAGTTTGATGGACCGCAAATGATACTTCGAATGAAACTTGGTAGCATACTTCCAtgcttgcaaatttttttctcagatGTTAATTTGTTATCTATATTAGCCATTTTAGGCGCTTGTCGCGCAAACCGCATCATGCAACTAAATCGCGTGTTGCATGAACCGTGGTCTACCTTCAATATGAAAAGAATGATGCATACGCTATCTAATTTATAGTGATGCTTACATTCAATACGGTCAGTATTCAAAATGTTCTTGCTCCTGCCGGACAACAGCAATATTTGCAGCTTAACCGCGGAACACCTACGATATATTTCAAAGATTCTTTTGTTACAACAGTTTTACCAGCATATAAACTATCTGTGAGATAAACTTCCAGAACATTTAAGAGCTGATGTGGAGATTCAACAATATCGCAGGTGTTTGAAACATTATGATTTACCGAATCAAGAAACGCATATTGACGGTCCtgcgccattaataaaaaactgtgTCGAATGTCAAAGAAAATTGGGCGAGGGTTGTTAAACAGAGCAATTAAAACACTTCCGTTTGAATTGCACATACCCGGGTACCAGTTTTGTGGCCCTGGAACTCGATTCAACGAGCGATTTGCCAAAGGAGATCGTGGAATTAATTTGATGGATGCGGCTTGTCGCAATCACGATATAGCCTACTTACGTAGCAACAATCTCGCAGAGCGCCACGTGGCTGACAATATTCTTGCCAATAAAGCGCTGTAACGTATTAACGCAGAAGATTCAAGTTTTGGTGAAAAGGCCGCAGCCACGGCCGTATGGGCAGCTAtgaaagtaaaaacgaaaCTTGGTATGGGCTTATGTGTAGCGAGGAAGAATACGCTAAAAAAAACGGTGAAGAAAACGGTGAAGAAACGAACACTTCCGATAGCGAAACTTAGTGGCGTTATACCGCTTCTGCCCTTACTGGGTGCTATCGGTTCGCTCGCCGGTGAAGCCGCAGGAATCGCAAAagctgtaaatgataaaaaagccTCACAACGCCAATTTGAAGAAATGAAACGTCAAAATTACGCCATGGAAGGTCACGGTGTTTATCTCGCTCCATACAAACGTGGTGGCGgatttcgaaaaaataatggaaataagaaaggaaaaaaaaaaaacgccgatgaGACGTTAAAACTTCCCAAAGGTGCTACTACCGATATACAGTTGCGACAATTAGCGAAACACATgcgcattccatattttagaGGCGTTTTTATGCGTGATACTTTACCAATTGGGGGAATACAtcaaaacgagagcggtattgtgaatttagataaagttGAAGGATTAGGTACCCACTGGGTGGCATATGCGAAAAAAGGAAATCGCGCTATGTATTTTGATAGTTTCTGTAATCTTCAACCACCACAAGAACTTGCTCGATATCTGGGGAATGACGCAAAACGAACTGAATATAATCGCTTACCATATCAACGATATAATCAAAACAACTGTGGGCAATTGTGTCTACAGTTTCTACAGATGATTGAAACACAAATTAAGAACAAACATTATGCGCTGTAAACTCAGTATCAAACGAGTCGCTGACGCTCACGTTATCAAGCAAAAGTAGTATCCTCGTGGTGAGCTACTTTCCTGCTATAGATTTAAGCGATGGAGAATATGAATTCGGGCTGGTtgattttgaaacgtattttacaattcctaatgtaaactcatcaaataatacattctatttcgataatgctgatgatgatgatggaGAAAGTATTACCATTCCCGACGACTCGTATGAACTGTGCGATATTGTCGAATATCTAAAACGTACGCTCGACGAGCTTCATATCAATGATGTTACAAAGAACATGATTTCATATGGTgatgatgaaaaagattatcttttaatgattagagctaataacaatacgatgaaaagcgagattaagtgtatttatcaaataaatttcaccaaaccATGCAACATTGGATCGTTGTTAGGATTTTCATCAGATCGCATACTCGAGCCGTTACGTTGGCATGAATCGGACGCACcgatacaaattatcaatgtaaataTCATTCACATTGATTGCAGTGTAACGGGGGGGTGCATACAGTAATGGAAAACgtgtacatacaatacatgaattttcacctaaGGTTCCACCTGGatataagatatctgaaactccaacacAGACCATTTACCTTCCAGTCGTCGTACGAAGCGTTACTGATTTGATGATTCGCATCGTAGATCAGAACGGACGATTGCTTGATTTTCGTGGCGAAGAAATTACCGTGAGACTGCATGTGCGGAGACGATTTTAGTGTAAGatgctcgttttgaataaaacgttGAACGTGAGACAAACTAAATACACAGCTTCCACCAAAGGAGttcaattattgaagaaaaaacgtACTACATTaaacgtagaatttttaaaattactgGGTTTTATTGTGTGTAACATCTAAAAATGGctgatatattgattattgatgATAAGCCGATCTTTGATAatagtattgttaaaattgaaactcatACGTACAACCCATATGCTAACACAACGTTTGGATATAGTAATGAAATACGGATACCAATACAACAACAGGATTTGTATACGTTACCATGTGACAGTTTTCTCTatattgagagaaaaataaaaataaaaaaacctgaCGATAAGTTAACTGCTGCGAtaggaaataattgtgtagcGTTTATGTTCGATGAAATCCGTTATGAACTTAATGGTGTAGAAATTGATCGcaacagaaacgttggaataactagcactcttaaaaattttatatcgctaACATCTGATAATGCTGTGATGCTGCAAAATGCTGGATGGAGTGAAACATCAACTACGTCAGaaggattctttaatttttgtgtaccCCTCAGTATATTGTTGGGTTTCTGTGAAGATTATAAATGAGTGGTTGTCAACGCTcgccatgaattaattttaatacgcgctcgcaataataataactc
Coding sequences:
- the LOC139110539 gene encoding uncharacterized protein: MADILIIDDKPIFDNSIVKIETHTYNPYANTTFGYSNEIRIPIQQQDLYTLPCDSFLYIERKIKIKKPDDKLTAAIGNNCVAFMFDEIRYELNGVEIDRNRNVGITSTLKNFISLTSDNAVMLQNAGWSETSTTSEGFFNFCVPLSILLGFCEDYK